The Rhipicephalus microplus isolate Deutch F79 unplaced genomic scaffold, USDA_Rmic scaffold_28, whole genome shotgun sequence genome has a segment encoding these proteins:
- the LOC119169197 gene encoding monocarboxylate transporter 12-B isoform X2 — MSLSQRSTGDAVGATKSHGDLAPSGDCERRGETADVGGDCADDGEPSELRLHWHVILIAVLMDFGQSAAFRSSGFIYVALMDHFEVDHEAASWPVSVLGTVVDAGGILAGPLCQWFGAAATLRAGALVTAVGVMASAFAPDIPWMTVTLGVIHGAGAGTVSMMLQVFLSMNFIEYRGTAHGMMFMGSIVSSLVVPQALFFLENTYGFSGCLLVFSALLLHLVPISFLLRPGSPGSTSCQLDTGQSTLVETRDVNLNIKDVPESDNKSCSSSSTSSSTNGKSGVLQSAAEVLRLPMFYVILVTWTVMCYNEDIFLTTIVDFAVDKGFAKNMAVPLLSYLSFTDAIGRIGLPLLADRKILRRSTLVCCNAALTATSVAIIPEANTYAFLVLATLLAACFNGCGMTMHGVLMADYIGMDNLPVGYGVAGILVVPLLLVKPVLIGYFRDTLGSYDDLYRMLGGMQLLLFILWLFISYRERRRGSPPGTSHQEQTESSKLKEMRDVSYINDCKHSYINRCFCTGKKNCHSSGALQDCVNCEGPWIVNSCKNRSSYPGATKGARQWTEEKCCSLRSVSLAHKKPPVSSLGILNYGSVADSTSKRNSLSP; from the exons GCTCCTTCAGGTGATTGCGAGCGACGAGGAGAAACGGCCGATGTGGGCGGTGACTGCGCCGACGACGGTGAGCCGTCGGAACTTCGGTTACACTGGCACGTGATCCTAATAGCCGTTCTCATGGACTTCGGTCAGTCGGCGGCATTTCGATCATCGGGATTCATCTATGTCGCCCTCATGGATCACTTCGAAGTCGACCACGAGGCTGCATCATGGCCCGTCAGCGTTCTAGGCACAGTCGTCGACGCAGGCG gTATCTTAGCAGGACCACTGTGCCAGTGGTTCGGTGCCGCTGCTACACTGAGAGCTGGAGCCCTGGTGACTGCAGTGGGAGTAATGGCTTCTGCATTTGCGCCAGATATCCCGTGGATGACAGTTACACTGGGCGTCATTCACG GAGCCGGAGCCGGAACGGTGAGCATGATGCTACAAGTGTTCTTGAGCATGAATTTCATCGAGTACCGAGGCACGGCGCATGGAATGATGTTCATGGGATCAATAGTTTCGTCCCTTGTCGTTCCGCAAGCGCTCTTCTTCCTGGAAAACACGTACGGATTCAGTGGCTGCTTGCTGGTATTCAGTGCGCTGCTCTTGCACTTGGTTCCCATCAGCTTCCTTCTTCGGCCTGGCTCGCCAGGAAGCACCTCGTGTCAACTCGACACAGGGCAAAGCACACTTGTGGAGACGCGGGACGTGAACTTGAACATCAAGGATGTTCCAGAATCAGATAACAAGTCCTGCTCAAGTTCGTCAACTTCGTCAAGCACGAATGGAAAGTCAGGAGTTCTCCAGAGTGCTGCCGAAGTTCTTCGTCTCCCAATGTTCTACGTGATCCTCGTGACGTGGACGGTGATGTGCTACAACGAGGACATTTTTTTGACAACAATAGTAGACTTCGCCGTCGACAAAGGCTTCGCAAAGAATATGGCTGTGCCGCTACTCTCTTATCTGTCTTTCACTGATGCAATAGGACGCATTGGGCTTCCGCTACTTGCTGATCGAAAGATCCTTCGGCGAAGCACATTGGTTTGCTGCAACGCCGCACTCACAGCGACATCCGTCGCCATCATACCGGAAGCCAACACGTACGCTTTCCTGGTCTTGGCGACCCTTCTAGCTGCCTGTTTCAACGGGTGCGGCATGACGATGCATGGTGTACTGATGGCTGATTACATCGGGATGGATAACCTTCCCGTTGGATATGGCGTAGCTGGGATTCTCGTCGTACCACTGTTGTTGGTCAAGCCAGTGCTCATAG GTTATTTTCGGGACACACTCGGCTCGTACGACGACCTCTACAGAATGCTGGGAGGAATGCAGCTCCTCTTGTTCATTCTGTGGCTATTCATATCGTACCGGGAGCGACGCCGTGGGTCTCCTCCAGGCACTTCACATCAAGAGCAAACTGAATCATCAAAACTCAAAGAAATGCGTGACGTCTCGTATATCAATGATTGTAAACATTCATATATAAATCGATGTTTCTGTACAGGGAAGAAAAATTGCCACTCCTCCGGGGCCTTGCAAGACTGCGTTAATTGTGAAGGACCGTGGATCGTGAATTCATGTAAAAATCGTTCATCGTATCCAGGCGCTACCAAGGGTGCCCGTCAATGGACAGAAGAGAAGTGCTGTAGTCTGAGAAGTGTTAGCTTGGCGCACAAAAAACCGCCTGTGAGTTCTCTGGGCATTTTGAACTATGGCAGTGTAGCCGATAGTACGAGTAAACGAAACAGTTTATCTCCCTAA